One Purpureocillium takamizusanense chromosome 12, complete sequence DNA window includes the following coding sequences:
- the CHT2_3 gene encoding Chitinase (EggNog:ENOG503NVBP~CAZy:GH18~COG:G) gives MLAMLPVAFAGFNPASSKNVAIYWGQNSRGLGTGPLAQQRLSYYCSNTDIDIIPVAFMNGITPPVTNFANAGDNCTKFSDNTNVLSCPQIEADIKACQAAGKTIILSLGGATYTQGGWSSASAAQDAAQAVWDMFGPVGKTVDRPFGSAVVDGFDFDFESPTSNLPAFGQKLRSLMDGAGGKKFYLTAAPQCVFPDAANGATINAVAFDFLMIQFYNNWCGVSNFNEGSTTQNAFNFDVWDNWAKTTSPNKNIKLLIGIPAAPGGGGGYTSGSKLKAAFQWSKAYSNFGGAMMWDMSQLYSNDGFLSEVVSDLAGGPTTTTTTTPGGGTTTTTTTTSTTGSTPPPTGTLVPHWGQCGGQGWTGPTQCQPPYKCVSGGQWWSSCQ, from the exons ATGCTGGCTATGCTGCCAGTTGCTTTCGCTGGGTTCAATCCGGCATCAAGCAAGAACGTTGCTATCTATTGGG GCCAGAACTCACGCGGGCTGGGTACGGGGCccctggcgcagcagcgactgAGCTACTATTGTTCAA ACACCGACATTGAC ATCATCCCCGTTGCGTTCATGAACGGCATCACGCCACCCGTGACCAACTTTGCGAATGCCGGAGACAACTGCACCAAGTTCTCCGACAACACGAACGTCTTGAGCTGCCCTCAGATTGA GGCCGATATCAAGGCCTgccaggccgccggcaagACCATTATCCTGTCTCTCGGTGGTGCGACTTATACCCAAGGCGGCTggagcagcgcgagcgccgcccaggacgcggcgcaggcggtcTGGGACATGTTTGGCCCCGTCGGCAAGACGGTGGACCGCCCCTTTGGCTCGGCCGTGGTGGACGGCTTCGACTTCGACTTCGAGTCCCCGACCAGCAACCTGCCCGCGTTCGGACAGAAGCTGCGCAGCCTCATGgatggcgctggcggcaagAAGTTCTACCTGACCGCCGCCCCGCAGTGCGTCTTCCCGGATGCTGCCAACGGGGCGaccatcaacgccgtcgcGTTCGACTTCCTCATGATCCAGTTCTACAACAACTGGTGCGGCGTGAGCAACTTCAACGAGGGCTCCACGACGCAAAACGCCTTCAACTTTGACGTCTGGGATAACTGggccaagacgacgagcccCAACAAGAACATCAAGCTGCTGATCGGTATCCCCGCTGCGccgggcggtggaggcggttACACCAGCGGCTCCAAGCTCAAGGCGGCTTTCCAGTGGTCCAAGGCGTATAGCAACTTCGGCGGTGCCATGATGTGGGACATGTCCCAGCTCTACTCCAACGATGGGTTCCTCAGCGAGGTGGTGAGCGAcctcgctggcggcccgacgacgacgacgacgacgacccctggcggcggcaccacgacCACAACTACGACCACGTCCACGACCGGGTCGACGCCTCCTCCCACTGGGACCCTTGTGCCTCACTGGGGACAGTGCGGCGGGCAGGGATGGACGGGCCCTACGCAGTGCCAGCCTCCTTACAAGTGCGTGAGCGGCGGGCAGTGGTGGTCCTCGTGCCAGTAA
- the NUD1 gene encoding Protein nud1 (EggNog:ENOG503NXP4~COG:T), which translates to MAHAWLDSLSEDWVSQPGDNSSNKLPSLKNSSNSNTPDSKPRQRPSRIPRRTPNSRLSISSVEDTSPAILSERSASEINVSNRRLNWRLCQQVKQRAASNSTEGSVVHNSVLRKSTGSRRKTETPEWKRRLVHGKVAYGEQRDLFCSAAEGLQDMFRPPSAGGDAGETTLPSSPPHVSAPPTIDKDLERYIDAADESDGPADISPSPSPRRRERGIQFRLNDQDTESPSISSRRAPCSVPSAQGDDDIYRDESCLTAPDDMANMTRKTSGQTDNRNEDFSPILIGKHSADDGKVDFAPIDVPVEQLWQKLERLRVNQLLVDSQLDSQADLEPKRDRGQEAQGLSDTTQELGRKGAFINVQRGGRSGDGSFYHRGLSSEIGVDTSEMLPEESMQASTPKQFPSVRAQGANPVPTLHLPPSPTLPRAPFPSPEKRQARDATATSPLKLFGPYDTFTNQTLLRRISQFEEASGSPSRQSSISHADKPLQEMSRTSDRDASPRDSRTLSRFGGGDLDGYSFPGDISYDSSGNWEVADKENIAPAPRLSSNPPFYAPRASSPDNQADLQIRRRRNTGSTQDTHRERSSSTASNQPFPVLPHGAPLSALTPKRDGDSEGKRPRTSPSKDPTPKRRRTLHRSDVAFGREEHLAAIEGAHQQMQEVMGKKSKDARSGEFQLADPSVLAMRSILWPHSHTSSPQAMPPINPQLRALQAAAASPRSEHSETERKPSIRTQDFVDQAAQIMAMIRSQVRPDLASLEESVAEGEADSPRAPMTDSTDESAEPFSRPPSRDGQPRSPLAQFQEDPELASRLKKYQERSDAGDFISSSFRSMGLANAGIQSETERSQPMAPADTRSMGPLPVNGDFVSDLPNVRITSAGGQSHGLLSPSKEFPSNSSSRDFSRNFPTTSSRGSESRRTIMPESVSHLIPDRVGSMFLDKQNKTWIKRKGSTSTAPSVNAASFEDSEEDPFASIPDLTVDMTKELQNLRLGAALRMAEAENEEQRTTPGSSFGRTSRQSSRTYGTLSPKDRVGPQMSPLARGELERLEGRAAWSTVSSKESEDQDSAIHDRRDRGPISKKRNLTISFSSPVASIIHDVVAEDLDSLDDDPQTQHDKLPLKQTLRSTLSGMKRVATQGTSRPVSGRGAGFVPRPVSRIDEQDEESTVEIHPDEDRQVSIIGDHSVVSHRTPRSRHASLSFIINHTPGHGAMQYQPDESAIIGRNVGKLSLSPLSEFTLNNPEQSFGFEVSYVMGHRHMATGDGSKRVLSMTIRELVDKLSEVEPYEPFWEDLTDLDLHDKQLTSLHMLDEFCGRVVKLDASQNKLNHLDGVPSTVRQLKASCNMLTELTSWDHLMHLQYVDVSGNEIKSLSALKNLVHLRSIRADDNQLTSLDGLDCHDGLLSLRARNNLIEELDCSLTLFERLTELDLEGNMIRSIHDLELLPSLSKLVLRKNSLSEFRLKRSMKTLRQLDVSDNDLTSLDLSNLPNIQSVHADRNRIRELTGFDRARRLDSLSLREQHGNSPLDMSFLASAYEVRKLFLSGNYLGCFEPTVDFLNLQLLDLANCGLQALPDKMGQLMPNLRTLNVNFNAIADLSPLRYVPRLKKLLAAGNRLADSTAVTQLLVEFPHLTQLDVRDNPVTLGFYAPVQVLVATEGQSSCDPFTLPDTDLERDELFASRLDEATRLRRRLHHVVLVSSCRRLRRLDGLPVRRREVLAEDDLLRTLIAEGLVPKVEEGTVKGSEVATEGRAAAAAAEPEPGEDDDAAAAAQLEEEMEASRQRNESSRWSIENSFA; encoded by the coding sequence ATGGCGCACGCATGGCTGGACTCGCTGTCCGAGGATTGGGTCTCCCAGCCGGGCGACAACTCATCCAACAAGCTGCCGTCTCTGAAAAACAGTAGCAATAGCAACACCCCGGATTCGAAGCCGCGTCAACGACCGAGCCGAATACCGCGCAGAACCCCCAACAGCAGGCTTTCTATATCCTCTGTTGAGGATACGAGCCCGGCGATCCTCAGCGAGCGTAGCGCCAGCGAGATCAACGTTTCCAACCGGCGATTGAACTGGCGCCTGTGCCAGCAAGTTAAGCAACGAGCCGCGTCAAACTCTACCGAGGGCTCCGTTGTTCACAACAGCGTCCTGCGGAAGTCGACCGGGAGCCGAAGAAAGACCGAGACGCCAGAGTGGAAGCGACGCCTGGTCCACGGCAAGGTTGCCTatggcgagcagcgcgaccTATTttgctccgccgccgagggcttGCAGGACATGTTTCGGCCACCGtctgccggcggcgacgctggcgaaACAACGCTCCCATCGAGTCCGCCGCATGTCtctgcgccgcccacgaTAGACAAGGACCTCGAGCGCTAcattgacgccgccgacgagtcTGACGGACCGGCCGACATCTCTCCAAGTCcaagcccgcggcggcgcgaacGCGGCATTCAATTCAGACTCAACGACCAAGACACGGAAAGTCCGTCCATTTCCTCGCGACGCGCGCCATGCTCAGTGCCCTCTGCGCAAGGCGATGACGACATCTACCGTGACGAGAGCTGCTTGACGGCccccgacgacatggccaaCATGACGAGGAAAACCAGTGGCCAGACGGACAACCGCAACGAAGATTTCAGCCCCATATTGATTGGCAAACATAgcgccgatgacggcaaGGTCGACTTCGCACCCATCGACGTGCCGGTCGAGCAGCTCTGGCAGAAGCTAGAGCGACTGCGCGTCAATCAGTTGCTGGTAGACTCGCAGCTCGACTCGCAGGCAGACCTGGAGCCCAAACGAGATCGCGGCCAGGAAGCTCAAGGCCTCAGCGACACCACGCAGGAGTTGGGAAGGAAGGGTGCTTTCATCAATGTCCAGCGAGGCGGGCGATCGGGAGATGGGTCTTTCTACCACCGCGGGCTCAGCTCGGAGATCGGCGTAGACACATCAGAGATGCTCCCGGAGGAGTCCATGCAAGCGAGTACACCCAAGCAGTTCCCCTCGGTTAGAGCCCAGGGCGCAAATCCGGTGCCTACTCTTCATCTCCCGCCGAGTCCGACCTTGCCTCGCGCGCCCTTCCCCAGCCCTGAGAAGCGACAAGCCCGAGACGCCACGGCTACCAGCCCCTTAAAGCTATTCGGCCCCTACGACACTTTCACGAATCAAACTCTGCTCCGCCGAATCAGCCAGTTCGAGGAGGCATCGGGAAGCCCATCGCGCCAGTCAAGCATCTCGCATGCTGACAAGCCCCTGCAAGAGATGTCACGGACCTCCGACCGAGATGCGTCGCCCCGCGACTCGAGGACGCTCAGCCGCTTTGGTGGCGGAGATTTGGACGGTTACTCGTTTCCCGGCGACATATCATACGATTCGAGCGGGAACTGGGAGGTTGCAGACAAGGAGAACATCGCGCCCGCACCTAGGCTTTCTTCTAATCCCCCGTTCTATGCGCCACGCGCATCCTCGCCAGACAACCAAGCCGACCTGCAGATCCGAAGGCGCCGAAACACGGGTTCGACTCAAGATACCCACCGAGAACGCTCATCCTCCACAGCCAGCAATCAGCCTTTCCCTGTCTTGCCTCATGGCGCGCCCCTATCCGCCCTCACGCCTAAGCGCGATGGCGACTCGGAGGGCAAACGGCCACGTACCTCACCCTCTAAAGACCCTACGCCGAAACGCCGACGGACCTTGCATCGATCTGATGTCGCATTTGGCCGCGAGGAGCATTTGGCTGCGATCGAAGGGGCTCACCAGCAAATGCAAGAAGTCATGGGAAAGAAGAGCAAGGACGCCCGTTCCGGCGAGTTTCAACTGGCAGACCCCAGTGTCCTCGCCATGCGCTCGATACTTTGGCCGCATAGCCATACCTCGAGCCCACAGGCCATGCCACCCATAAACCCTCAACTTCGTGCGCTgcaagctgctgccgcgTCTCCTAGGAGCGAGCATTCCGAGACTGAGCGGAAGCCTTCGATCCGAACGCAGGACTTTGTCGACCAAGCAGCCCAGATCATGGCCATGATCCGCAGCCAAGTCCGGCCAGACCTGGCGAGCCTCGAGGAGTCGGTCGCCGAGGGTGAAGCAGACAGCCCAAGAGCTCCAATGACGGATTCAACCGATGAGTCTGCTGAGCCCTTTTCACGTCCTCCAAGCCGCGATGGGCAGCCCCGCTCGCCGCTGGCACAGTTCCAAGAGGACCCTGAGCTCGCGAGCCGTCTCAAAAAGTATCAGGAACGGAGCGATGCGGGAGActtcatctcctcctccttccgGTCCATGGGGTTGGCAAACGCCGGGATCCAGAGTGAGACGGAGCGTAGCCAGCCCATGGCACCCGCTGACACACGATCCATGGGACCTCTGCCCGTCAACGGAGACTTTGTTAGCGACTTGCCCAATGTTCGCATCACCTCCGCCGGGGGCCAGTCTCATGGGCTCCTCAGCCCAAGTAAGGAGTTCCCGTCCAACTCTTCCAGCCGAGACTTCAGTAGGAACTTCCCTACCACGTCCTCGCGTGGATCCGAGTCTCGACGCACCATCATGCCCGAGAGCGTCTCTCACCTGATCCCCGACAGGGTCGGAAGCATGTTCCTTGACAAGCAGAACAAAACGTGGATCAAGCGCAAAGGTTCTACTTCCACCGCTCCGTCAGTGAATGCGGCGTCTTTTGAGGACAGCGAAGAGGACCCGTTCGCTAGTATTCCGGATCTTACTGTCGATATGACCAAGGAATTGCAGAATCTGCGCCTTGGCGCTGCACTCCGAATGGCTGAGGCCGAGAATGAAGAGCAGCGGACAACGCCCGGAAGCTCCTTTGGTCGGACATCGCGCCAGTCAAGCAGGACCTATGGTACGCTGTCGCCTAAAGACCGCGTCGGTCCGCAAATGTCTCCATTGGCAAGAGGAGAGTTGGAGAGGCTGGAAGGCCGGGCGGCATGGAGCACTGTCTCCTCCAAGGAATCGGAAGATCAGGACTCCGCCATCCACGACAGACGCGACCGCGGGCCGATATCGAAGAAGAGAAATCTCACCATTTCCTTCTCATCACCGGTTGCTTCAATCATACATGACGTGGTCGCGGAGGATCTGGATAGCCTCGACGATGATCCACAGACGCAACACGACAAGCTGCCTCTCAAACAGACGCTGCGCAGCACCCTGTCAGGCATGAAACGAGTCGCCACCCAGGGTACATCTAGACCGGTGTCTGGTCGAGGAGCCGGCTTTGTGCCACGCCCGGTGTCCCGCATCGACGAacaggacgaggagagcacAGTCGAGATACACCCAGACGAAGACCGGCAGGTCAGCATCATTGGCGATCATAGTGTCGTCAGCCACCGAACGCCTCGCAGCCGGCACGCTAGCCTGAGTTTCATCATCAATCACACGCCCGGCCATGGGGCCATGCAGTACCAGCCGGATGAGAGCGCCATCATCGGTCGGAATGTTGGAAAACTGTCGTTGAGCCCTTTGTCGGAGTTTACACTCAATAATCCGGAGCAGTCGTTCGGTTTCGAGGTTAGCTACGTCATGGGCCATCGACacatggcgacgggcgatgGCTCTAAGAGAGTCTTGTCCATGACGATAAGGGAGCTCGTGGACAAGCTTAGCGAGGTTGAACCGTATGAGCCGTTCTGGGAAGATCTGACGGATCTTGATCTGCATGACAAGCAACTCACAAGCCTGCATATGCTGGACGAATTCTGTGGTAGGGTGGTCAAGCTGGATGCGTCGCAAAACAAGCTGAATCACCTCGATGGCGTTCCGTCCACCGTGCGACAGCTCAAAGCATCCTGCAACATGCTGACCGAACTCACGTCATGGGACCACCTCATGCATCTCCAGTACGTGGACGTTTCCGGCAACGAGATAAAGAGCCTCTCGGCCCTCAAAAATCTGGTGCATCTGCGCAGCATACGGGCCGACGACAACCAGCTTACAAGTTTGGATGGTCTGGACTGTCACGATGGCTTGCTCTCGCTGAGAGCGCGCAACAATTTgatcgaggagctcgactGCTCCCTGACCTTGTTTGAGCGACTGACAGAGTTGGACCTGGAGGGTAACATGATTCGCTCGATTCATGACCTAGAACTCTTGCCGTCATTGTCGAAGCTGGTGTTACGGAAGAATTCTCTGTCTGAGTTCCGGCTGAAGCGAAGCATGAAGACGCTGCGCCAGCTGGATGTGAGCGACAATGACCTGACCAGCCTGGACTTGAGCAACTTGCCAAATATTCAGTCCGTGCACGCCGACCGGAACCGCATCCGCGAGCTCACGGGATTCGACCGAGCCAGACGGTTGGACAGCCTTTCTTTGCGGGAGCAGCACGGCAACTCGCCTCTGGACATgagcttcttggccagcgcTTACGAGGTCCGTAAGCTTTTCCTTTCCGGGAACTACCTCGGCTGCTTCGAGCCGACAGTCGACTTTCTCAACTTGCAACTCCTGGATCTGGCAAACTGTGGACTGCAAGCGCTCCCGGACAAGATGGGCCAACTCATGCCAAACCTCCGAACGCTCAATGTGAACTTTAATGCTATCGCGGACCTTTCGCCGTTGCGATACGTTCCAAGATTAAAGAAGTTGCTCGCCGCAGGTAATAGGCTTGCAGACTCGACAGCCGTGACGCAGCTCCTGGTAGAGTTCCCACACCTGACGCAGCTGGACGTCCGGGACAACCCGGTCACACTCGGATTCTACGCGCCGGTGCAGGTGCTGGTAGCGACAGAGGGACAGAGCTCTTGCGACCCTTTCACGCTGCCGGATACCGACCTAGAGCGGGATGAGCTGTTTGCGAGCcggctggacgaggcgacaAGGCTGCGACGGAGGCTGCATCATGTTGTACTGGTTTCAAGCTGCCGGCGACTTAGAAGATTGGATGGCCTGCCTGTGAGGCGGCGAGAGGTACTCGCTGAGGACGATCTACTGCGCACATTGATAGCTGAAGGCTTGGTGCCaaaggtggaggagggtaCGGTGAAAGGGTCTGAAGTGGCGACGGAGGgccgcgcagccgctgctgccgccgagcctgagccgggcgaagacgacgatgcagctgcggcagcacAGCTGGAAGAAGAGATGGAAGCCTCCCGGCAGAGGAACGAGAGTAGCCGCTGGAGCATTGAGAACAGCTTCGCCTGA
- a CDS encoding uncharacterized protein (MEROPS:MER0080922~COG:O~EggNog:ENOG503PD1H~SECRETED:SignalP(1-22~SECRETED:cutsite=ALA-LP~SECRETED:prob=0.7413)), with translation MHVHMHSSILIAVVTLSLQALALPADSPTGLHVGQQPAGIVHLPLKANPLDLTGRFKRGFRFSTSTVNDLLYTVDVRVGTPGTSVKLAFSLTSPVTWVNPNCSGVERLQLRKLCRTSGRFYPEMSRTFDGTDRPGRDEMAMAADSMTLGSSVVQRQPIGLGGSNATQVALGTLGVAPEPHSSPDGDSVSIVENLQRQGVTGRSAVSLDIRGADTSDGGSVLFGGVDTHKFSGPLVGRKMTFDPFAQAGTADTKSSREALRDRASALQPPRFTISFDQVGVTARNGSHYPLSVTNAKSLSAGLDSSNTISYLPAPAVETIAETFFPSAQRQQSMTRDGSLYYTVDCDATTESTGSLDFTLGDITIRLPFKDLVGSEVNYRKCILGVAAPPPAAFGNQAILGANFLKQVYAVFDWQDHKVYLAQRSQDCGRSSSITTLDQSTSIGTLFGECGGERQELRRRLVV, from the exons ATGCACGTACACATGCATTCTTCAATACTCATCGCGGTCGTGACGCTGTCGCTGCAGGCGCTCGCCCTGCCCGCGGACAGTCCCACAGGCCTTCATGTCGGGCAACAACCAGCGGGCATCGTGCACCTCCCGCTGAAGGCGAACCCACTCGACTTGACGGGCCGCTTCAAGAGGGGATTCCGTTTCTCCACATCGACGGTCAACGACCTGCTCTACACGGTTGATGTGCGCGTCGGCACCCCGGGGACGAGCGTGAAGCTCGCGTTCAGCCTCACCTCGCCCGTCACATGGGTCAATCCCAACtgcagcggcgtcgagcgcctccagctgcgGAAACTATGCCGCACCAGCGGCCGCTTCTACCCGGAGATGAGCAGGACGTTTGACGGCACGGATAGACCAGGCCGTGACgagatggcgatggcggcggatAGTATGACTTTGGGAT CATCGGTAGTTCAGCGACAGCCGATTGGGCTTGGAGGCAGCAACGCCACTCAGGTCGCACTCGGTACGCTTGGCGTCGCCCCGGAACCACACTCCTCCCCCGACGGGGATAGTGTATCGATCGTGGAGAATCTCCAAAGGCAAGGCGTGACCGGGAGAAGCGCCGTCAGCTTAGACATTAGAGGCGCGGATACCAGCGACGGAG GCTCCGTGctcttcggcggcgtcgacacccACAAGTTCTCGGGCCCTCTCGTCGGGCGGAAGATGACGTTCGATCCATTCGCACAGGCTGGCACCGCCGACACCAAGTCATCAAGAGAAGCCCTCAGGGACAGGGCATCTGCTCTACAGCCGCCCAGATTCACCATCAGCTTCGACCAAGTAGGCGTCACCGCCAGAAACGGATCACACTACCCTCTCTCGGTCACAAACGCAAAGTCGCTATCGGCCGGActcgacagcagcaacaccatTTCCTACCTGCCAGCGCCCGCAGTCGAGACCATCGCCGAGACCTTCTTCCCctccgcccagcgccagcagtCCATGACGAGGGACGGCTCCCTCTACTATACTGTAGACTgcgacgccaccaccgaATCAACGGGGTCCCTGGACTTTACCCTCGGCGACATCACCATCAGGCTGCCGTTCAAGGACCTGGTCGGATCCGAAGTCAACTACAGGAAGTGCATACttggcgtggcggcgcctccaccaGCTG CCTTCGGAAACCAAGCCATCCTAGGCGCCAACTTCTTGAAACAGGTCTACGCCGTGTTCGACTGGCAAGACCACAAAGTCTACCTGGCCCAACGTTCCCAGGACTGCGGCAGGTCGAGCAGCATCACGACACTCGACCAGTCAACTTCCATCGGGACCTTGTTCGGGGAATGTGGCGGCGAGAGGCAAGagctgcgccgtcgcctcgtgGTTTaa